In Syngnathus scovelli strain Florida chromosome 11, RoL_Ssco_1.2, whole genome shotgun sequence, one DNA window encodes the following:
- the LOC125977647 gene encoding adenosine receptor A1-like has product MKSKKRDNITTELHKRLFGWNNLQHLSDNGSLVSTDLVVKCQFETVISMDYMVYFNFFGWVLPPLVLMLVIYVEIFYMIHKQLNKKVTVSHADPSHYFGKELKLAKSLALVLLLFAVSWLPLHIHNCITLFCPKCDKPPSVIFIAILLTHGNSAVNPIVYAFRIKKFRSAFWRIWNQYVLISVKNPFDKIHL; this is encoded by the exons ATGAAG TCAAAGAAACGAGACAATATCACAACAGAATTACACAAACGTCTGTTTGGATGGAATAACTTACAACATCTCAGTGACAACGGTTCCCTCGTCAGCACCGACCTGGTGGTGAAGTGCCAATTTGAGACAGTCATCAGCATGGACTACATGGTCTACTTCAATTTCTTCGGCTGGGTGCTGCCCCCCCTGGTCCTCATGCTCGTCATCTACGTGGAGATTTTCTACATGATTCATAAACAGCTTAACAAGAAG GTGACGGTGAGCCACGCAGACCCCAGTCATTACTTCGGCAAGGAGCTGAAGCTTGCCAAGTCCTTGGCTCTTGTTCTTTTGCTCTTCGCCGTTAGCTGGCTCCCCCTTCACATCCACAACTGCATCACACTCTTCTGCCCCAAATGCGACAAACCACCGAGCGTGATTTTCATCGCCATCCTCCTGACCCACGGCAATTCTGCCGTCAATCCCATCGTGTACGCTTTCCGCATTAAGAAATTCCGCTCGGCCTTCTGGAGAATTTGGAATCAGTACGTTCTTATTAGTGTTAAAAATCCTTTTGACAAAATCCATCTCTGA
- the LOC125977536 gene encoding adenosine receptor A1 → MSWPWVVYTGMEVLIAVSSVIGNVMVVWAGRINRSLRDTTFCFIVSLALADIAVGALVIPLAITISIGLETHFYSCLAVACTVLVLTQSSILALLAIAIDRYLRVKIPMSYKRVVTSQRAGSAVLLCWLVSILVGLTPMFGWNNLQHLSDNGSLVSTDLVVKCQFETVISMDYMVYFNFFGWVLPPLVLMLVIYVEIFYMIHKQLNKKVTVSHADPSHYFGKELKLAKSLALVLLLFAVSWLPLHIHNCITLFCPKCDKPPSVIFIAILLTHGNSAVNPIVYAFRIKKFRSAFWRIWNQYVLCRDQGGQLPQRGSQRIQNTTRRLRHHDDDDDDDDV, encoded by the exons ATGTCTTGGCCGTGGGTTGTCTACACTGGCATGGAGGTGCTCATCGCCGTCTCGTCGGTCATCGGCAACGTAATGGTGGTATGGGCCGGGCGCATTAACCGCTCGCTCCGGGACACCACGTTTTGTTTCATCGTCTCGCTGGCCTTGGCTGACATTGCGGTCGGGGCTCTCGTCATCCCCCTCGCTATCACCATCAGCATCGGACTCGAGACTCACTTCTACAGCTGTCTGGCGGTCGCTTGCACCGTGCTGGTCCTCACGCAAAGTTCCATCCTGGCCCTACTGGCCATAGCCATCGACCGCTATCTGAGGGTCAAAATACCCATGAG CTACAAACGAGTGGTGACCTCTCAGCGAGCCGGGTCGGCCGTGTTGTTGTGCTGGCTTGTGTCCATCCTGGTGGGCCTCACGCCTATGTTTGGATGGAATAACTTACAACATCTCAGTGACAACGGTTCCCTCGTCAGCACCGACCTGGTGGTGAAGTGCCAATTTGAGACAGTCATCAGCATGGACTACATGGTCTACTTCAATTTCTTCGGTTGGGTGCTGCCCCCCCTGGTCCTCATGCTCGTCATCTACGTGGAGATTTTCTACATGATTCATAAACAGCTTAACAAGAAG GTGACGGTGAGCCACGCAGACCCCAGTCATTACTTCGGCAAGGAGCTGAAGCTTGCCAAGTCCTTGGCTCTTGTTCTTTTGCTCTTCGCCGTTAGCTGGCTCCCCCTTCACATCCACAACTGCATCACACTCTTCTGCCCCAAATGCGACAAACCACCGAGCGTGATTTTCATCGCCATCCTCCTGACCCACGGCAATTCTGCCGTCAATCCCATCGTGTACGCTTTCCGCATTAAGAAATTCCGCTCGGCCTTCTGGAGAATTTGGAATCAGTACGTTCTTTGTCGGGATCAAGGTGGTCAGCTTCCTCAAAGAGGTAGTCAGAGGATACAGAATACCACGAGGAGGCTGAGGCaccacgatgatgacgatgacgacgatgatgtgtGA
- the cpne5b gene encoding copine-5b isoform X2, producing the protein MFCTLGEIVGSPASRLEKPLGGIQGKKCGTIILSAEELSNCRDSATMQFCANKLDKKDFFGKSDPFMVFYRSNEDGTFTICHKTEVVKNTLNPAWQPFTIPVRALCNGDYDRTIKVEVYDWDRDGGHDFIGDFTTSYRELARGQSQFNVYEVINTKKKMKKKKYVNSGTVTLLSFSVESEFTFLDYIKGGTQINFTVAIDFTASNGNPSQSTSLHYMNPYQLNAYAMALKAVGEIIQDYDSDKMFPALGFGAKLPPDGRVSHEFPLNGNMENPYCNGIEGILEAYHQSLKTVQLYGPTNFAPVVNHVARYAASVQDGSQYFVLLIITDGVISDMAQTKEAIVNGAKLPMSIIIVGVGQAEFDAMVELDGDDIRVSSRGKLAERDIVQFVPFRDYMDRTGNHVLSMARLAKDVLAEIPDQFISYMKSRGIKPNPAPPPYTPPGLTHHLVQI; encoded by the exons GACAGCGCCACTATGCAGTTTTGTGCCAACAAGCTAGACAAGAAGGACTTCTTCGGGAAATCAGACCCATTTATGGTATTCTACAGAAGCAATGAAGATGGAAC GTTTACGATCTGCCATAAAACAGAGGTGGTGAAGAACACGTTAAACCCAGCGTGGCAGCCTTTCACCATTCCAGTCCGAGCACTTTGCAATGGCGACTACGACAG aaCAATCAAAGTGGAGGTGTATGATTGGGATAGAGACGGCGG CCACGACTTCATCGGGGACTTCACCACCAGCTACCGAGAATTAGCACGAGGGCAGAGTCAATTCAATGTGTATGAG gTTATAAATACCaagaagaaaatgaagaaaaagaaatatgtCAACTCTGGAACT GTGACGCTGCTCTCATTCTCTGTGGAATCAGAATTCACATTCTTAGATTACATCAAAGGAGG AACGCAAATCAATTTCACTGTAGCCATCGATTTCACAGCATCTAACG GTaatccctcccagtccacctcaCTCCACTACATGAACCCGTACCAGCTGAACGCCTACGCCATGGCCCTGAAGGCTGTTGGGGAGATCATTCAGGATTATGACAGTGATAAGATGTTTCCCGCTCTCGGCTTTGGAGCCAAACTACCCCCCGATGGACGAGTCTCACATGAGTTTCCACTG AATGGAAATATGGAGAATCCTTACTGCAATGGTATTGAGGGCATTTTAGAAGCTTACCACCAGAGTCTGAAGACAGTACAACTATATGGGCCAACCAACTTTGCACCGGTGGTGAACCATGTCGCAAG GTACGCGGCGTCAGTGCAAGACGGCTCCCAGTACTTTGTGCTCCTCATCATTACAGACGGAGTCATATCTGACATGGCTCAAACCAAAGAGGCCATTGTTAAT GGTGCAAAGCTTCCAATGTCCATCATCATCGTGGGAGTGGGTCAGGCTGAATTTGACG CTATGGTGGAGTTGGATGGTGATGACATTCGTGTCTCTTCCCGAGGGAAACTGGCAGAGCGAGACATTGTCCAG TTTGTCCCTTTCCGAGATTATATGGACCGGACAGGTAACCATGTGTTAAGCATGGCCCGTCTGGCAAAAGACGTGCTAGCAGAGATTCCCGACCAGTTCATTTCCTACATGAAGAGTCGAGGGATTAAACCCAACCCAGCCCCGCCACCGTACACGCCGCCCGGactcacacaccaccttgtacaAATCTGA
- the LOC125977534 gene encoding uncharacterized protein produces MTKLQFLNVFLTERLMLAAQEIYKSVEDTILEYQEEIAIRERENDHLRRRLRDAGIEIWPDRPSMALLEEEDGEHPRREWSPSMGHEERIPIQLKDKGELRPNQGELHAHGSCSTSENMFSPVHVANEYAQDGPHTSAPHTSGPHTSAPHTSAPHTSAPPQSQGVENRDQDPGSRGSSRHVKAESGGSHRGPVSSNNGGQPLAPVNPNCANENNIDIGVENGRQMVGAKGNESVANRGPSSHTRNQEANAVECPHPKSPLQGHMSSFCCKVCGEAFSHVGHLHVHVQVHTREKPYRCGVCGKCCSSAGRLQEHQRSHTGEKPFRCQICGKGFTQMAHLKVHMRIHTGEKPYSCPVCGKCFSRSDKIKRHLQTHSREGTYFSGQ; encoded by the exons ATGACCAAACTGCAGTTTTTGAACGTCTTCCTGACCGAGCGGCTCATGCTTGCTGCGCAGGAGATCTACAAGTCTGTAGAGGACACAATTTTGGAGTACCAGGAGGAAATAGCAATCCGGGAGCGGGAGAACGACCATCTGAGACGTAGGCTGCGAGATGCAGGGATTGAAATATGGCCAG ACCGCCCATCAATGGCGTTGCTCGAAGAGGAGGATGGCGAGCATCCACGGCGTGAGTGGAGTCCCAGCATGGGACATGAAGAGCGTATTCCAATTCAGCTCAAGGACAAGGGAGAACTGCGGCCCAATCAAGGAGAGCTCCATGCCCATGGCTCTTGCAGCACTTCAGAAAACATGTTCTCCCCCGTGCATGTTGCAAATGAGTACGCGCAGGACGGCCCACACACGTCCGCCCCACACACGTCCGGCCCACACACGTCTGCCCCACACACGTCTGCCCCACACACGTCCGCCCCACCCCAGAGTCAAGGCGTGGAGAACAGGGACCAGGATCCTGGTTCCCGGGGCTCCTCGAggcacgtgaaggcagagagtgGAGGCAGCCACAGGGGCCCAGTGTCATCCAACAACGGCGGGCAGCCCCTCGCACCAGTCAACCCAAACTGTGCAAATGAGAACAACATTGACATTGGGGTGGAGAATGGCAGACAGATGGTTGGTGCTAAGGGAAACGAATCTGTGGCAAACAGGGGACCGTCATCTCATACGCGCAACCAAGAAGCCAACGCCGTGGAGTGCCCCCATCCAAAATCCCCCCTCCAAGGCCACATGTCGTCCTTCTGCTGCAAGGTTTGCGGCGAGGCCTTCAGCCATGTGGGTCATTTGCACGTGCACGTGCAGGTGCACACGCGGGAGAAACCGTACCGCTGCGGCGTGTGCGGGAAGTGCTGCAGCTCCGCAGGACGACTGCAGGAGCACCAGCGGAGccacactggggagaaacccTTCCGCTGCCAGATTTGTGGCAAAGGGTTCACCCAGATGGCTCACCTCAAAGTGCACATGAGGATCCACACGGGGGAAAAGCCGTACAGCTGCCCCGTGTGCGGCAAGTGCTTCAGTCGCTCGGACAAAATCAAACGGCACCTCCAGACGCATAGTCGGGAGGGGACCTATTTTTCAGGGCAATGA